A single region of the Gephyromycinifex aptenodytis genome encodes:
- the dnaA gene encoding chromosomal replication initiator protein DnaA: MPGLSADRPTPPADGEDESVQIWSAALRALDRAGIPAPQRAFLRQATLVGVLETTALIAVPDDFTKEIVETRVRDALTAVLAERVGHEVRLAVTVDPSLRERFTAAEQPVLEGYPDTSPDSEPAMAHSSEPEDVAYTRSPAPASTRRNDTPARLNPKYTFETFVIGSSNRFAHAAAVAVAEAPAKAYNPLFVYGDSGLGKTHLLHAIGHYARNLYPHVQVKYVNSEEFTNDFINSIRDDKAASFQRRYREVDVLLIDDIQFLQGKMQTQEEFFHTFNTLHNANKQVVITSDVPPKQLSGFEERMRSRFEWGLLTDVQPPDLETRIAILRKKAVQEKLSLPDEVLEFIASRISTNIRELEGALIRVTAFASLNRQPAELSLAEIVLKDLIPDAAGSQITASMIMGQTAAYFGLSLDDLCGSSRSRVLVTARQIAMYLCRELTELSLPKIGQQFGGRDHTTVMHADRKIRQLMAERRSVYNQVTELTTRIRSQSS, translated from the coding sequence ATGCCTGGCCTCTCCGCAGACCGCCCGACTCCTCCCGCCGATGGAGAGGATGAGTCGGTCCAAATATGGTCGGCGGCTCTTCGAGCGCTCGATCGCGCCGGGATTCCTGCCCCGCAACGTGCGTTCCTGCGTCAGGCCACCCTGGTCGGGGTGTTGGAGACCACCGCCCTCATCGCCGTACCGGACGACTTCACCAAAGAGATCGTCGAGACGCGGGTACGCGATGCGCTCACTGCGGTGCTGGCCGAACGGGTCGGTCACGAGGTTCGCCTTGCGGTGACGGTCGATCCGTCCTTGCGGGAGCGGTTCACCGCCGCTGAGCAGCCCGTGTTGGAGGGCTATCCGGATACCTCCCCCGATTCTGAGCCTGCGATGGCGCACTCCTCCGAGCCTGAGGATGTCGCCTATACCCGTTCGCCTGCTCCAGCCAGCACCCGACGTAATGACACTCCTGCACGGTTGAACCCGAAGTACACCTTCGAGACTTTCGTCATCGGTTCCAGCAACCGGTTCGCTCATGCCGCCGCCGTCGCCGTGGCGGAGGCGCCGGCCAAGGCCTACAACCCGTTGTTCGTCTATGGCGATTCGGGGTTGGGCAAGACGCATCTGCTGCACGCAATCGGCCACTATGCGCGCAACCTCTACCCGCATGTGCAGGTGAAGTACGTCAACTCCGAAGAGTTCACGAACGACTTCATCAACAGCATCCGCGACGACAAGGCCGCCAGCTTCCAGCGCCGCTATCGCGAGGTCGATGTTCTGCTCATCGACGACATCCAATTCCTGCAGGGAAAGATGCAGACGCAGGAAGAGTTCTTTCACACCTTCAACACCTTGCACAACGCGAACAAGCAGGTGGTCATCACCTCCGATGTGCCGCCCAAGCAGTTGTCCGGTTTTGAAGAGCGTATGCGCAGCCGGTTCGAGTGGGGCCTGCTCACGGATGTGCAGCCTCCCGACCTTGAGACGCGCATCGCGATCCTGCGCAAGAAGGCTGTGCAAGAGAAGCTGTCGCTACCCGATGAGGTGTTGGAGTTCATTGCCAGCCGCATCTCGACCAACATCCGTGAGCTTGAAGGGGCCCTGATCCGGGTGACGGCGTTCGCGAGCTTGAACCGCCAGCCGGCTGAGCTGAGCTTGGCCGAGATCGTTCTGAAGGACCTCATCCCCGACGCGGCCGGCAGCCAAATCACGGCGTCGATGATCATGGGTCAGACAGCCGCCTACTTCGGGTTGTCCCTTGACGACTTGTGCGGGTCCTCGCGCTCGCGGGTGCTGGTGACCGCCAGGCAGATCGCTATGTATCTATGCCGGGAACTGACCGAGTTGTCCTTGCCGAAGATCGGCCAACAATTCGGCGGACGCGATCACACTACGGTGATGCACGCTGACCGCAAGATCCGCCAGCTCATGGCGGAGCGGCGATCGGTGTACAACCAGGTCACGGAACTCACCACCCGTATCCGCTCCCAGTCCTCGTAA
- the dnaN gene encoding DNA polymerase III subunit beta: MKFRVDRDVLAEAVTWAAKGLPARPPVPVLAGVLIDADPSGTITLSAFDYEVSARVTVAADVSDGGQVLVLGRLLADISRNLPNRPIDVVTEGNKVQLTCGSSRFSLLQMPSDEYPTLPTSPEPSGTIPGDVFTQAVAQVSIAADRSDTLPILTGVRMEVEGDKITLLATDRYRLAMREVTWNPANTDISTVVLVPARTLSDTAKSLGAAASVDLALGYAAGGDGLVGFEAGQRRTTTRLLDGEYPKVSSIFPSSVDTTAVVETGSLVEAVKRVSLVAERNTPVRLRFIDGQVGIDAGAGDDAQASEAVEATLTGPEIEIAFNPHYLLDGLHAVGTSYTRLSFTQSSRPAVLSGQAEADGEPDSSYRYVLMPVRFPG, from the coding sequence GTGAAGTTCCGTGTCGATCGAGACGTTCTGGCCGAGGCGGTGACGTGGGCAGCCAAGGGGCTTCCTGCGCGGCCTCCAGTTCCCGTGCTCGCAGGCGTGCTCATCGACGCCGACCCCTCAGGCACGATCACGCTGTCAGCCTTCGACTACGAGGTCTCCGCGCGGGTCACGGTTGCCGCCGATGTCAGCGATGGCGGCCAGGTGCTCGTGCTGGGCCGGTTGCTCGCCGACATCTCCCGCAACCTGCCGAACCGCCCTATCGATGTCGTCACCGAGGGCAACAAGGTTCAGCTCACGTGCGGCTCCAGCCGGTTCAGCCTGCTGCAGATGCCCAGCGATGAGTACCCGACGCTGCCCACCTCACCCGAACCCAGCGGCACCATCCCCGGCGATGTCTTCACCCAGGCCGTGGCGCAGGTCAGCATCGCTGCCGACCGCAGCGACACCCTGCCGATCCTGACCGGCGTGCGGATGGAGGTCGAGGGCGACAAGATCACTCTGCTCGCGACCGACCGCTACCGCCTGGCAATGCGGGAGGTGACCTGGAACCCGGCCAACACCGACATTTCGACTGTGGTGCTGGTGCCGGCCCGCACCTTGTCCGACACCGCGAAGTCGTTGGGCGCCGCAGCATCGGTGGACTTGGCTCTGGGTTACGCCGCAGGCGGCGACGGTCTGGTCGGTTTTGAAGCCGGTCAGCGCCGGACGACGACTCGGCTGCTCGATGGTGAGTACCCCAAGGTGTCCTCGATCTTCCCCTCCTCGGTGGACACCACCGCTGTGGTGGAGACCGGCTCCCTGGTCGAGGCCGTCAAGCGCGTCTCACTGGTGGCCGAACGCAACACCCCGGTCCGGTTGCGGTTCATCGACGGTCAGGTCGGTATCGATGCCGGCGCCGGCGATGATGCCCAGGCCAGTGAGGCCGTGGAGGCGACCCTGACCGGTCCGGAGATCGAGATCGCCTTCAACCCGCACTACCTGCTTGACGGTCTGCACGCGGTCGGTACCAGCTACACGCGGCTTTCCTTCACTCAGAGCAGCCGACCGGCCGTGTTGTCGGGCCAGGCCGAAGCGGACGGAGAGCCGGACTCCTCCTACCGCTACGTGCTCATGCCAGTGCGGTTCCCCGGCTAG
- the recF gene encoding DNA replication/repair protein RecF (All proteins in this family for which functions are known are DNA-binding proteins that assist the filamentation of RecA onto DNA for the initiation of recombination or recombinational repair.), with the protein MYLRHLSLGDFRSYRTAEVSFSPGVSTLVGLNGVGKTNLVEAVGYLASHSSHRVSQDGPLVRFGAEHAVVRGLVVRDDRETLIEIEVNPGRANRARLNRGAFTRPREVLGALRTVLFAPEDLALVKGDPTDRRRFLDDLLVSRQPRWAGVRSDYDKILRQRNALLKSASPLKSRRSAPVRVDPQSAPATLEVWDDHLATVGAQLLYARLRLLRDLRPLLRQNYQAVSATANEALASYRSSLDEDAAESIAAGEVPSMEELRELILQAMGNRRRAELERGVSLVGPHRDDLVLLLGDLPAKGYASHGESWSFALALKLGAYHLLRHDLGDDPVLILDDVFAELDVGRRERLAGLLLDGEQVIITAAVPQDIPLALHGARFAVRQGEVDPADDEASLAEAGEQPRPAGSQVGSPVQMDKAVGPAEPDQGAGDGQPAAAAGFEGSGRAGAETEFVEPEAAEPGPLDSAEPAEAVADDAEASSRQPAAQDVANNGVSQVAPPPARPGD; encoded by the coding sequence GTGTACCTGCGTCACCTGAGCTTGGGAGACTTCCGCAGTTACCGGACTGCGGAAGTGTCCTTCTCCCCGGGGGTGAGCACGCTGGTGGGCTTGAACGGGGTCGGTAAGACCAACCTCGTGGAAGCGGTCGGCTACCTGGCCTCCCACAGTTCGCATCGGGTCTCTCAAGACGGCCCACTGGTCCGCTTCGGGGCCGAGCACGCTGTCGTGCGGGGTCTAGTCGTTCGCGATGACCGCGAGACCCTCATCGAGATCGAGGTCAACCCGGGGCGGGCGAACAGGGCTCGGCTCAACCGAGGCGCGTTCACCCGGCCTCGGGAGGTGCTGGGGGCGCTGCGCACGGTGCTGTTCGCCCCGGAGGACTTGGCGCTGGTCAAGGGGGATCCCACTGATCGGCGACGTTTCCTGGACGATCTGCTGGTCTCTCGCCAGCCTCGTTGGGCCGGGGTTCGCTCGGATTACGACAAGATCCTTCGGCAGCGGAACGCGTTGCTCAAGAGCGCTTCGCCACTGAAGTCGCGTCGCTCCGCCCCGGTGCGGGTAGATCCGCAGTCGGCTCCGGCGACGCTGGAGGTCTGGGATGACCACCTGGCCACGGTCGGCGCCCAGCTGTTGTATGCCCGGTTGCGACTCCTGCGGGACCTGCGACCGCTACTGAGGCAGAACTACCAGGCCGTCAGCGCGACCGCGAACGAGGCGCTGGCCTCCTACCGTTCCTCACTGGATGAGGATGCCGCGGAGAGTATCGCTGCTGGTGAGGTGCCCTCCATGGAGGAGTTGCGCGAACTGATCCTGCAAGCGATGGGCAACCGGCGCCGCGCAGAACTTGAGCGAGGTGTCAGCCTGGTAGGCCCGCACCGCGATGATCTGGTGCTCCTGCTGGGCGACCTGCCGGCCAAGGGGTATGCCTCGCACGGTGAATCGTGGTCGTTCGCGTTGGCCCTCAAGTTGGGGGCCTATCACCTGCTGCGCCACGACCTGGGTGATGATCCCGTCTTGATCCTGGATGATGTGTTCGCCGAGCTGGACGTGGGGCGCCGCGAGCGCCTGGCCGGGCTGCTGCTGGACGGCGAACAGGTCATCATCACAGCTGCCGTGCCGCAGGACATCCCGCTGGCGTTGCACGGTGCCCGGTTTGCGGTGCGTCAAGGTGAGGTTGACCCGGCCGACGACGAAGCATCCCTGGCAGAGGCTGGCGAGCAACCCCGCCCGGCAGGCAGTCAGGTGGGATCCCCAGTGCAAATGGACAAGGCCGTAGGACCGGCTGAACCGGACCAGGGCGCAGGAGATGGCCAGCCGGCCGCCGCGGCCGGCTTCGAGGGTTCCGGGCGTGCGGGTGCCGAGACTGAGTTCGTCGAGCCAGAGGCTGCGGAACCTGGCCCGCTCGACTCTGCGGAGCCTGCCGAAGCTGTCGCAGACGATGCCGAGGCATCCTCCCGGCAGCCCGCCGCGCAGGATGTGGCCAACAACGGCGTCAGCCAGGTCGCGCCGCCACCTGCCCGGCCGGGAGACTGA
- a CDS encoding DUF721 domain-containing protein: MAQKRPGGSGPSGHAGRGGQPVPGQHEPVVDAVPVEPGVELPVVPTISAPDGDESDRAAAAALARAREAARAKGLRPGSRPVPRRRRRTEAVFSGSNADGRDPLLLGDGMDRLLLDRGWKVDVAAGAVMGRWPAIVGLDVARHCTPVTFEDGVLIVRADSTAWATQLRLMAPNLLQRLGEEAGQGVVTELRVVGPAAPSWSRGPRRSTGPGPRDTYG, translated from the coding sequence ATGGCACAGAAGCGTCCGGGCGGCTCGGGTCCGTCGGGGCACGCAGGCCGGGGCGGGCAGCCCGTGCCGGGGCAGCACGAACCGGTTGTGGATGCCGTACCGGTCGAGCCCGGTGTTGAGCTGCCGGTGGTCCCCACAATCAGCGCGCCCGATGGGGACGAAAGCGATCGGGCTGCAGCGGCCGCGTTGGCACGGGCCCGCGAAGCTGCCCGTGCCAAGGGTCTGCGGCCCGGCTCCCGGCCGGTGCCGAGACGGCGCCGTCGTACCGAGGCGGTCTTCAGCGGTAGCAATGCCGACGGGCGTGATCCGCTGCTGTTGGGGGACGGTATGGATCGGCTGCTGCTGGATCGGGGATGGAAGGTCGATGTGGCGGCCGGGGCCGTGATGGGTCGCTGGCCGGCCATCGTGGGGTTGGATGTGGCACGCCACTGCACGCCGGTGACCTTTGAGGATGGGGTTCTCATCGTCCGCGCCGATTCCACGGCCTGGGCTACCCAGTTGCGCCTGATGGCCCCCAACCTGCTGCAACGCCTGGGTGAAGAAGCAGGCCAGGGGGTTGTGACTGAACTGCGGGTGGTCGGCCCGGCTGCCCCGTCGTGGAGTCGCGGTCCTCGGCGCAGCACCGGTCCGGGGCCGCGCGATACCTACGGCTGA
- the gyrB gene encoding DNA topoisomerase (ATP-hydrolyzing) subunit B — MKTGEADDPVYDATAITVLEGLEAVRKRPGMYIGSTGERGLHHLVWEIVDNSVDEALAGYADRVDVTLLADGGVRVRDNGRGIPTDMHATEGVSAVELVLTQLHAGGKFGGGGYKVSGGLHGVGSSVVNALSTRLEAEVRQKGHVFRMAFSNGVPIAPLEKMEESSETGTTITFWPSRDIFDAVDFDFDTIRARFQQMAFLNKGLTIALTDEREQAVVLAEGELEDEEGGAVQAAPADAEATAAEEARAGEVVTDGKGQAKGRSVTYRYEDGLVDYVTHLNASKRTEKVHEEIIDFELEDTERALSLEVAMQWTNGYSESVHTYANTINTHEGGTHEEGFRAALTNLINRFARAQNLLKDKDDNLTGDDVREGLTAVISVKLGDPQFEGQTKTKLGNSEVKGFVQGAVNDQLGDWLERHPSEGKEIVRKAINASAARMAARKAREATRRKGLMESGGLPGKLRDCQSKDPVVSEIYIVEGDSAGGSAKDGRNPFNQAILPIRGKILNVEKARIDKVLSSETVQNLVSGFGTGVGEDFDLSKARYHKIILMADADVDGMHIRTLLLTLLFRFMRPLIEVGYVYLAQPPLYRIKWSNHPHEFVFSDRERDDRITEGLAAGKRLPKDSGVQRYKGLGEMNAQELWETTMDPDHRVLLQVTLDDAAASDEVFSVLMGEDVESRRNFIQRNARDARFLDI; from the coding sequence ATGAAGACAGGGGAGGCAGATGATCCGGTGTACGACGCCACAGCGATCACGGTCCTTGAAGGGCTCGAGGCTGTGCGGAAACGACCCGGTATGTACATCGGGTCCACCGGTGAACGCGGTTTGCACCACCTCGTGTGGGAGATCGTCGATAACTCCGTCGATGAGGCGCTGGCTGGTTACGCCGACCGGGTAGACGTCACGTTGTTGGCCGACGGCGGGGTTCGGGTGCGCGACAACGGCCGCGGTATCCCCACCGACATGCATGCCACCGAGGGTGTCTCGGCGGTGGAGCTGGTCCTGACCCAGTTGCACGCCGGCGGCAAGTTCGGCGGCGGCGGTTACAAGGTCTCCGGTGGTCTGCACGGTGTGGGATCCTCCGTGGTCAACGCGCTGTCGACGCGGCTGGAAGCGGAGGTTCGCCAGAAGGGCCACGTCTTCCGGATGGCGTTCAGCAACGGGGTACCGATCGCTCCGCTGGAGAAGATGGAGGAGTCCTCGGAGACCGGGACCACCATCACCTTCTGGCCCAGCCGGGACATCTTCGACGCAGTCGATTTCGACTTCGACACCATCCGGGCCCGTTTCCAGCAGATGGCCTTCCTCAACAAGGGCCTGACGATCGCGCTGACCGACGAGCGCGAGCAAGCCGTCGTGTTGGCTGAGGGTGAGCTGGAGGACGAGGAAGGGGGCGCCGTCCAAGCCGCTCCCGCCGATGCGGAGGCCACCGCGGCCGAAGAGGCGCGGGCCGGTGAGGTCGTCACCGACGGCAAGGGCCAGGCCAAGGGACGCAGCGTCACCTACCGCTACGAGGATGGCCTCGTCGACTACGTCACCCACCTGAACGCGAGCAAACGCACCGAGAAGGTGCACGAGGAGATAATCGACTTCGAACTGGAAGACACCGAGCGTGCCCTCTCCCTCGAAGTAGCGATGCAGTGGACGAACGGGTATTCCGAATCGGTCCACACCTACGCGAACACGATCAACACCCATGAAGGGGGAACCCACGAAGAGGGTTTCCGCGCGGCGTTGACCAACCTCATCAACCGGTTCGCGCGTGCCCAGAACCTGCTGAAGGACAAGGACGACAACCTCACCGGTGACGACGTCCGTGAGGGCCTGACGGCAGTCATCTCGGTCAAGCTCGGCGATCCCCAGTTCGAGGGTCAGACCAAGACGAAGCTGGGTAACTCCGAGGTCAAGGGTTTCGTCCAAGGGGCCGTCAACGATCAGCTCGGGGACTGGTTGGAGCGCCACCCCAGCGAAGGCAAGGAGATCGTCCGCAAGGCGATCAACGCCAGCGCGGCGCGGATGGCTGCCCGCAAGGCACGCGAAGCCACTCGTCGCAAGGGCCTCATGGAGTCCGGGGGGCTACCCGGCAAGCTTCGTGACTGCCAGAGCAAGGACCCGGTGGTCTCCGAGATCTACATCGTCGAGGGTGACTCCGCCGGTGGCTCGGCCAAGGACGGCCGTAACCCGTTCAACCAGGCGATCCTGCCGATCCGAGGCAAGATCCTCAACGTTGAGAAGGCCCGCATCGACAAGGTGCTCTCCAGCGAGACGGTGCAGAACCTGGTCTCGGGTTTCGGCACCGGGGTGGGCGAGGACTTCGACCTGAGCAAGGCCAGGTATCACAAAATTATCCTGATGGCCGACGCCGACGTCGACGGCATGCACATTCGTACCCTGCTGCTGACGTTGTTGTTCCGGTTCATGCGCCCGCTCATCGAGGTCGGTTACGTCTACCTGGCTCAGCCGCCGTTGTACCGGATCAAGTGGAGCAACCACCCGCACGAGTTCGTCTTCTCCGACCGGGAGCGCGACGACCGCATCACTGAGGGACTCGCTGCAGGTAAGCGCCTTCCCAAGGACAGCGGCGTGCAGCGCTACAAGGGTCTGGGTGAGATGAATGCTCAGGAGTTGTGGGAGACCACGATGGACCCCGATCACCGGGTGCTGCTGCAGGTGACCCTCGATGACGCCGCGGCCTCCGACGAGGTCTTCTCGGTGCTGATGGGTGAGGACGTGGAATCCCGACGCAACTTCATTCAGCGCAACGCCCGCGACGCGCGCTTCCTCGACATATGA
- the gyrA gene encoding DNA gyrase subunit A: MTTPPETDRVEPVDLNAEMQRSYIEYAMSVIVSRALPDVRDGLKPVHRRIVYAMYDGGFRPDRGYNKCARIVGDVMAQYHPHGDSAIYDALVRLVQPWAMRNPLVDGQGNFGNAGDDGAAASRYTECKMMPLAMEMVRDIREDTVDFKDNYDGKNQEPTVLPSRFPNLLVNGSSGIAVGMATQIPPHNLREVAEAAQWVLSHPDATREERLEACLSIIKGPDFPTAGLIMGRKGIEDAYRTGRGSIVMRARVEIEEINGRTCLVITELPYQVNPDTLAKKIAELAKEGRLAGIADLNDETSGRTGQRLVIVLKRDAVAKVVLNNLYKHTALQTSFSANMLALVDGVPRTLPINAFVRYWVDHQIEVIQRRTAYRLRQAEKEIHILRGLLKALDALDEVIALIRRSPSAEAAQAGLKDLLSIDDVQARAILDMQLRKLAALERQKIIDDHDALEAKILDYEDILAKPQRQRDIVSTELNDIVDRYGDDRRTEIVPFDGDVSMEDLIPNERVVLTITRGGYAKRTRADEYRSQRRGGKGVRGAALRGDDIVEHFFVTTTHHWLLFFTNLGRVYRAKAYEVPEGGRDGRGQHVANLMAFGPDEHIAQVLAIQNYDVKPYLVLATRGGLVKKTRLSDFDSPRSGGLIAINLRDGDELVGARVCSPTDDLLLCSRKGQSARFHATDEILRPMGRATSGVTGMKFRAGDDLLSMNLIPEGGDPDVFVVFENGLAKRTPASDYPAKGRAGLGVRVAAISERGGDLVGALTVADTDEVMVVMEKGKVVRSRVDEVRRTGRNTMGVQFAKPDAGDAIVAVARNTESSATTEAVVEGEIEPLADADGETVEPSEDELKSPSSELPSVQESQDALGDNDDDNAQGADEQGRPDDGGAQ, translated from the coding sequence ATGACGACTCCCCCGGAGACCGACAGGGTAGAGCCCGTCGACCTCAACGCGGAGATGCAGCGCAGCTACATCGAATACGCGATGAGCGTCATCGTCAGCCGTGCGCTGCCTGATGTACGCGACGGGTTGAAGCCAGTACACCGGCGCATCGTCTACGCGATGTACGACGGTGGGTTCCGCCCCGACCGTGGCTACAACAAGTGCGCGCGCATCGTCGGTGACGTGATGGCGCAGTATCACCCGCACGGTGACTCGGCGATCTATGACGCTCTCGTGCGTCTCGTACAGCCGTGGGCGATGCGCAACCCGCTCGTGGACGGTCAGGGCAACTTCGGTAACGCCGGCGATGACGGAGCCGCCGCTAGTCGGTACACCGAGTGCAAGATGATGCCGTTGGCCATGGAGATGGTGCGCGACATCCGCGAGGACACTGTCGACTTCAAGGACAACTACGACGGCAAGAACCAAGAGCCGACGGTACTTCCATCCCGCTTCCCGAACCTGCTGGTGAACGGCAGTTCCGGGATCGCGGTCGGGATGGCCACCCAGATCCCGCCACACAACCTGCGTGAGGTCGCCGAAGCGGCCCAGTGGGTGTTGTCTCACCCCGATGCGACGCGCGAGGAACGCCTGGAGGCGTGCCTGTCGATCATCAAGGGTCCCGACTTCCCGACCGCCGGTCTCATCATGGGCCGCAAGGGCATCGAGGACGCCTACCGCACCGGGCGCGGTTCCATCGTCATGCGGGCGCGGGTCGAGATCGAGGAGATCAACGGGCGAACCTGCCTGGTCATCACCGAACTGCCCTACCAGGTCAACCCCGACACCTTGGCCAAGAAGATCGCTGAACTAGCCAAGGAAGGACGTCTGGCCGGCATCGCCGACCTCAACGACGAGACCTCCGGGCGTACCGGTCAGCGGCTGGTCATAGTGCTCAAACGCGATGCAGTGGCCAAGGTGGTGTTGAACAACCTCTACAAACACACCGCGCTGCAGACCTCGTTCAGCGCCAACATGCTCGCCCTGGTCGACGGGGTGCCGCGCACCCTGCCAATCAACGCTTTCGTGCGGTACTGGGTCGACCACCAGATCGAGGTCATCCAACGGCGCACCGCCTACCGGCTACGCCAGGCGGAGAAAGAGATCCATATCCTGCGCGGCCTACTCAAGGCGCTGGACGCCCTTGATGAGGTCATCGCCTTGATTCGTCGCTCACCGTCGGCCGAGGCAGCTCAGGCGGGGTTGAAGGATCTGCTTTCGATTGATGATGTGCAGGCGCGGGCGATTCTGGACATGCAGTTGCGCAAGCTCGCTGCGCTGGAACGTCAGAAGATCATCGACGATCACGACGCGCTCGAGGCCAAGATCCTCGACTACGAGGACATCCTGGCTAAGCCGCAGCGCCAGCGGGACATCGTCTCCACCGAGCTGAACGACATCGTGGATCGTTATGGCGATGACCGGCGCACCGAGATCGTGCCGTTTGACGGTGACGTCTCGATGGAAGACCTCATCCCCAACGAGAGGGTCGTGCTGACCATCACCCGGGGTGGCTACGCCAAGCGGACCCGGGCTGATGAGTACCGCAGCCAGCGCCGCGGCGGGAAGGGCGTGCGCGGGGCGGCCCTGCGCGGCGACGACATCGTCGAGCACTTCTTCGTCACCACCACCCACCACTGGTTGTTGTTCTTCACCAACCTGGGTCGGGTGTATCGGGCCAAGGCCTACGAGGTGCCTGAGGGCGGCCGCGACGGACGCGGTCAGCACGTGGCCAACCTGATGGCATTCGGTCCCGATGAGCACATCGCTCAGGTGTTGGCAATCCAGAACTACGACGTCAAGCCCTACCTGGTGTTGGCGACCCGGGGCGGCTTGGTGAAGAAGACCCGCCTGTCCGATTTCGATTCTCCGCGTAGCGGCGGTCTGATCGCGATCAATCTGCGCGACGGCGACGAGCTGGTGGGGGCGCGGGTCTGCTCGCCCACCGATGACCTGCTGTTGTGCTCGCGTAAGGGACAGTCGGCCAGGTTCCACGCCACGGACGAGATCCTGCGGCCGATGGGTCGGGCCACCAGCGGTGTGACGGGCATGAAGTTCCGCGCCGGTGACGACCTGCTGTCGATGAACCTCATTCCAGAGGGCGGCGATCCGGACGTATTCGTCGTCTTCGAGAATGGCTTGGCCAAGCGCACCCCGGCATCGGACTACCCGGCTAAGGGCCGCGCGGGCCTCGGGGTTCGGGTCGCGGCGATCTCTGAGCGCGGGGGTGACCTCGTGGGTGCGCTCACGGTAGCCGACACCGATGAGGTCATGGTCGTCATGGAGAAGGGCAAGGTCGTCCGGTCTCGGGTGGATGAGGTGCGCCGCACGGGACGAAACACGATGGGCGTGCAGTTCGCCAAGCCCGACGCTGGCGATGCGATCGTCGCCGTTGCTCGCAATACCGAGTCATCGGCCACGACAGAGGCTGTCGTCGAGGGCGAGATCGAGCCGCTGGCGGATGCGGACGGAGAAACCGTTGAGCCCAGTGAGGATGAGCTGAAGAGTCCATCCAGTGAGCTACCGTCGGTGCAGGAATCTCAGGATGCGTTGGGCGACAACGACGATGACAACGCACAGGGCGCCGACGAGCAGGGTCGGCCCGATGACGGAGGTGCGCAGTGA
- a CDS encoding DUF3566 domain-containing protein: MSPSAPRGDEPRRVKLTFSRIDPFSVMKISFLLSVSMGIAAVVVVAALWMMLQGMGVFSTLNDTLNELAASTNAERSINVLELLSFMRVISLAIVLGVANTILMTAMATLTAVIYNICAALVGGVQSTMTDV, from the coding sequence GTGAGTCCCTCGGCTCCGCGCGGTGACGAACCGCGCCGGGTCAAGCTGACGTTTTCGCGGATCGACCCGTTCTCGGTCATGAAGATCTCGTTCCTGCTGTCGGTCTCGATGGGGATCGCGGCTGTCGTGGTCGTCGCGGCGCTGTGGATGATGCTGCAGGGCATGGGTGTCTTCTCTACGCTGAACGACACCTTGAACGAGTTGGCCGCTTCCACGAACGCCGAACGAAGCATCAACGTCTTGGAGTTGTTGAGCTTCATGCGGGTCATCTCGTTGGCGATCGTGCTCGGGGTGGCCAACACCATCCTGATGACGGCCATGGCAACGCTGACTGCGGTCATCTACAACATTTGTGCAGCGCTGGTCGGCGGTGTGCAGTCAACGATGACTGACGTCTGA
- a CDS encoding DLW-39 family protein — translation MKRVLALVVAGLGAAMVQQRIRARQAEQALWAEATDPAPR, via the coding sequence ATGAAGCGGGTTCTCGCGCTCGTCGTAGCAGGATTAGGTGCAGCGATGGTCCAGCAGCGTATTCGTGCGCGGCAGGCCGAGCAGGCACTGTGGGCCGAGGCGACAGATCCCGCTCCACGCTGA